A genomic region of Parus major isolate Abel chromosome 14, Parus_major1.1, whole genome shotgun sequence contains the following coding sequences:
- the GPRC5B gene encoding G-protein coupled receptor family C group 5 member B, with protein sequence MKTYPAIGFFLLFVISYGSSENSSTPRGCGLDLLPQYVYLCDLDAIWGIVLEAVAGAGVLTTLLLMLILLVRLPFIKDKEKKSPLGTHFLFLFGTLGLFGLTFAFIIQEDEMVCSTRRFLWGVIFALCFSCLLAQAWRLRRLVRHGKSPSGWHLAGVAICLMLVQVIIATEWLILTIVRDNKLACSYEPMDFAMASIYVMFLMVFTMGFSFFTLCGKFKKWKKNGVCLIITLFFSILIWVAWMTMYLFGNAELQRRDKWSDPTLAIALVSSGWVFVIFHAIPEVHCTILPSQQENTPNYFDTSQPRMRETAFEEDIQLPRSYMENKAFSMDEHNAALRTAGFRNGSLGSRPSAPFRSNVYQPTEMAVVLNGGTIPTAPPSYTGRHLW encoded by the exons atgaaaacctaCCCAGCCATTggtttcttcctcctcttcgTGATCAGCTATGGCTCTTCAGAAAACTCCAGCACTCCTCGAGGGTGTGGACTGGATCTCCTCCCTCAGTACGTTTACCTGTGTGACCTGGATGCCATCTGGGGAATCGTTCTGGAGGCGGTGGCAGGTGCAGGTGTGCTGACCACATTACTGCTGATGCTGATTCTGCTGGTGAGGCTCCCCTTCATCAAGGACAAAGAGAAGAAGAGCCCCCTGGGAAcacatttcctctttctctttggGACTCTGGGACTGTTTGGGCTGACATTTGCTTTCATCATCCAGGAAGATGAAATGGTGTGCTCTACCCGAAGGTTTCTGTGGGGAGTTATCTTTGCTTTGTGCTTCTCGTGCTTGCTAGCTCAAGCCTGGAGACTTCGCAGACTCGTTCGCCATGGGAAGAGCCCCTCTGGCTGGCACCTGGCTGGGGTGGCCATCTGCCTGATGCTGGTGCAGGTCATCATCGCAACCGAGTGGCTGATCCTGACCATTGTCAGAGATAACAAGCTGGCCTGCAGCTACGAACCGATGGATTTTGCCATGGCTTCCATTTACGTTATGTTCCTGATGGTATTTACCATGGGATTTTCGTTTTTCACTCTCTGTGGGAAGtttaagaaatggaagaaaaacgGAGTATGCCTCATTataaccctttttttttccattctgattTGGGTAGCCTGGATGACTATGTACCTCTTCGGTAACGCCGAGCTCCAGAGACGAGACAAATGGAGTGATCCCACTCTGGCTATTGCTCTGGTGTCCAGTGGTTGGgtgtttgttatttttcatgccATCCCAGAGGTCCACTGTACCATCCTTCcatcacagcaggaaaacacaccCAATTATTTTGATACTTCACAGCCAAGGATGCGTGAAACCGCTTTTGAGGAAGATATACAGCTTCCTCGGAGCTACATGGAAAATAAAGCCTTTTCAATGGATGAACATAATGCAG CGCTAAGAACGGCAGGATTTCGAAACGGCAGTTTGGGAAGCCGGCCTAGTGCTCCTTTTAGAAGCAATGTTTATCAGCCAACTGAGATGGCAGTTGTGCTAAATGGTGGGACT ATACCAACTGCTCCGCCAAGTTACACTGGACGACACCTCTGGTGA